The proteins below are encoded in one region of Aquisphaera giovannonii:
- a CDS encoding PTS sugar transporter subunit IIA yields MTRLAESLQAVVLLDDRGVADRDSAFAAIVDAMAAAGAIPPALAGRAVEAMIDRAELGPTAIGEGVAIPHAWCRGLERTVAALGVSRKGLGGYESLDGEPVHLVLAILTPPERSAEAAKQALFDAWLGRLRDPAFREAVRLSGTADDVRRRLRDADAAS; encoded by the coding sequence GTGACCCGACTGGCCGAGAGCCTCCAAGCCGTGGTCCTGCTCGACGACCGGGGCGTCGCCGATCGGGACTCGGCCTTCGCCGCGATCGTGGACGCGATGGCGGCCGCCGGGGCCATCCCCCCTGCCCTCGCGGGCCGGGCGGTCGAGGCGATGATCGACCGGGCCGAGCTGGGGCCGACGGCCATCGGCGAGGGGGTGGCGATCCCCCACGCCTGGTGCCGCGGCCTCGAGCGGACCGTCGCGGCGCTCGGGGTCTCCCGGAAGGGGCTGGGCGGATATGAGAGCCTCGACGGGGAGCCCGTGCACCTGGTGCTGGCGATCCTGACTCCGCCGGAGCGGTCCGCGGAGGCCGCGAAGCAGGCGCTCTTCGACGCGTGGCTCGGGCGGCTCCGCGACCCGGCGTTCCGGGAGGCGGTCCGGCTCTCGGGCACGGCGGACGACGTCCGGCGACGCCTCCGCGACGCGGACGCGGCGTCCTGA
- a CDS encoding complex I subunit 4 family protein, which translates to MSDNLLLTSLWLVPLLGVIATLLVPRRQEAATKYVALGFTGATFVLSVVALGVYLGDGNARRPLAQRVVQNTLQAESGGLLTIADESTGGGDLVVRRAWIPYFNIQYYLGLDGISLSLVVLTGLISLLACLASWNITKQVKGYYALYMLLVASMMGVFLSLDLFLFYVFFEVMLLPMYFLIAIWGGDNREYAAIKFLLYTLFGSVFILVSVLILYFWQTDLTTISTINATGGSVQFRGHSFDIVELTNIASTTSYYGRDIQAWVFILFLVGFMVKLPSFPFHTWLPDAHVQAPTPISMILAGILLKIGGYGMIRLAWPLAPAGAYDWSYFVAALGVFSILYGALVAMAQTDFKKLVAYSSVSHMGYVTLGLAVMNLQNDPQYYAYGVNGAMFMMLAHGITSAGMFFLVGVIYDRAHTRDLDKLGGLNNIMPLYGAISYVIFFGSMGLPGLCGFVAEVFVVLASFNYSIPLAVLAAMAVILTAGYILWTIQRVFLGRSEAWKGLPDMDLREVAIAVPLVVLTIAMGVFPNALVLRWMSPSVDQMVDSVVHARELNVQVPRTAEHAPPPAQRTAIVDSRGR; encoded by the coding sequence ATGAGCGACAACCTGCTTCTGACCTCCCTCTGGCTCGTCCCCCTGCTCGGCGTGATCGCGACCCTGCTCGTGCCGAGGCGGCAGGAGGCGGCGACGAAGTACGTCGCCCTCGGCTTCACCGGCGCGACGTTCGTGCTCAGCGTGGTGGCCCTGGGGGTCTACCTCGGCGACGGCAATGCCCGGCGCCCGCTGGCCCAGCGCGTCGTCCAGAACACGCTCCAGGCGGAGAGCGGCGGCCTCCTCACGATCGCCGACGAGAGCACGGGCGGCGGCGACCTGGTGGTCCGACGCGCCTGGATCCCCTACTTCAACATCCAGTATTACCTCGGGCTGGACGGCATCAGCCTCAGCCTGGTCGTGCTGACCGGCCTGATCAGCCTCCTGGCGTGCCTCGCGTCGTGGAACATCACCAAGCAGGTCAAGGGGTACTACGCCCTCTACATGCTGCTCGTCGCCAGCATGATGGGGGTCTTCCTCTCGCTCGACCTGTTCCTCTTCTACGTCTTCTTCGAGGTGATGCTGCTGCCGATGTACTTCCTGATCGCCATCTGGGGCGGCGACAACCGGGAGTACGCGGCGATCAAGTTCCTGCTGTACACGCTCTTCGGGTCGGTCTTCATCCTGGTCAGCGTGCTCATCCTGTACTTCTGGCAGACCGACCTGACGACGATCAGCACGATCAACGCCACCGGGGGCTCGGTGCAGTTCCGGGGGCACTCGTTCGACATCGTCGAGCTGACGAACATCGCCTCCACCACGAGCTACTACGGGCGGGACATCCAGGCCTGGGTCTTCATCCTGTTCCTGGTCGGCTTCATGGTCAAGCTGCCCTCGTTCCCCTTCCACACGTGGCTCCCGGACGCCCACGTCCAGGCCCCCACGCCGATCAGCATGATCCTCGCCGGCATCCTCCTGAAGATCGGCGGCTACGGCATGATCCGGCTGGCGTGGCCGCTGGCCCCGGCCGGGGCGTACGACTGGTCCTACTTCGTCGCGGCCCTGGGCGTCTTCAGCATCCTCTACGGCGCGCTCGTCGCGATGGCCCAGACCGACTTCAAGAAGCTGGTGGCCTACAGCTCCGTCAGCCACATGGGCTACGTCACGCTGGGCCTGGCGGTGATGAACCTGCAGAACGACCCGCAGTATTACGCGTACGGGGTCAACGGCGCGATGTTCATGATGCTCGCGCACGGCATCACCTCGGCCGGCATGTTCTTCCTGGTCGGCGTCATCTACGACCGGGCCCACACGCGCGACCTGGACAAGCTCGGCGGCCTGAACAACATCATGCCGCTCTACGGGGCGATCTCGTACGTCATCTTCTTCGGGTCGATGGGGCTGCCCGGCCTCTGCGGCTTCGTGGCGGAGGTCTTCGTCGTCCTGGCCTCGTTCAATTACAGCATCCCCCTGGCGGTCCTGGCCGCCATGGCCGTGATCCTGACGGCCGGGTACATCCTCTGGACGATCCAGCGCGTGTTCCTCGGCCGGAGCGAGGCCTGGAAGGGCCTGCCCGACATGGACCTGCGGGAGGTCGCCATCGCCGTGCCGCTGGTCGTGCTGACGATCGCGATGGGCGTCTTCCCCAACGCCCTCGTGCTGCGGTGGATGAGCCCCTCGGTCGACCAGATGGTCGATTCCGTCGTCCACGCCCGCGAGCTCAACGTGCAGGTGCCGCGGACGGCCGAACACGCCCCTCCCCCCGCCCAGCGGACGGCGATCGTCGACTCCCGCGGGCGATGA
- a CDS encoding 2Fe-2S iron-sulfur cluster-binding protein, with translation MPTVTVDGEKSFEVESGKKLVLAIEDAGIDILHKCGGNAKCTTCRVEILGGDLEPPVPAESARLAREADLPSNVRLSCQVRVNGDLWVAVKNRASQQGIDAGPRPMD, from the coding sequence ATGCCGACCGTGACCGTCGACGGCGAGAAGTCTTTCGAGGTGGAGTCGGGGAAGAAGCTGGTCCTCGCCATCGAGGACGCGGGGATCGACATCCTCCACAAGTGCGGGGGCAACGCCAAATGCACGACCTGCCGGGTCGAGATCCTCGGGGGCGACCTGGAGCCGCCGGTCCCCGCCGAGAGCGCGAGGCTGGCCAGGGAGGCCGACCTCCCCTCGAACGTCCGCCTCTCCTGCCAGGTCCGGGTCAACGGCGACCTCTGGGTCGCGGTCAAGAACCGCGCCTCGCAGCAGGGGATCGACGCCGGCCCCCGGCCCATGGACTGA
- a CDS encoding DUF3467 domain-containing protein gives MTEGQAPAANPQPEVVVDDSAATPSYANFCRVTATPEEVVLDFGLNPQPYATGRQDVKAAQRIVMSYFTVKRLAMVLGASLQQHEKAFGVLELDINRRASATVPPVPPAGPVVHSSPPEVIKLDR, from the coding sequence ATGACCGAGGGACAGGCGCCCGCCGCGAATCCCCAGCCCGAAGTCGTCGTCGACGACTCCGCCGCCACGCCGAGCTACGCGAACTTCTGCCGCGTCACGGCGACGCCCGAGGAGGTCGTCCTCGACTTCGGGCTCAACCCCCAGCCCTATGCCACCGGCCGGCAGGACGTGAAGGCCGCCCAGCGGATCGTGATGAGCTACTTCACCGTCAAGCGGCTCGCCATGGTCCTCGGCGCGTCGTTGCAGCAGCATGAGAAGGCGTTCGGCGTCCTCGAGCTGGACATCAACCGTCGCGCAAGTGCTACCGTCCCGCCGGTGCCCCCGGCCGGGCCCGTGGTCCACTCGTCCCCGCCGGAGGTCATCAAGCTGGACCGCTGA
- the rsmD gene encoding 16S rRNA (guanine(966)-N(2))-methyltransferase RsmD, which yields MRVVAGSAKGRELAMVPGRTTRPIMDRVKASLFDILRPRIEGVDVLDVFAGSGGVGIEALSQGAAHCTFLDLEPKAVAVIRKNLAATGLAGRASVHQFDALRFLRTTPQSFDLIYVAPPQYRDMWVETMAILAGRPGLLRRRDDAPEDEFAGGLVVVQIHPKEYRELGPGPLRETRQKRYGNTLLIFYEPAPDWPGGEAARPDEGEAGPR from the coding sequence ATGCGGGTGGTGGCGGGGAGCGCGAAAGGCAGGGAGCTGGCGATGGTGCCGGGGCGGACGACCCGCCCGATCATGGACCGGGTCAAGGCGTCCCTCTTCGACATCCTCCGGCCCCGCATCGAGGGGGTGGACGTGCTCGACGTGTTCGCCGGCAGCGGGGGCGTCGGGATCGAGGCGCTCAGCCAGGGCGCCGCGCATTGCACGTTCCTGGACCTGGAGCCGAAGGCCGTCGCCGTCATCCGCAAGAACCTGGCGGCGACGGGCCTGGCCGGCCGGGCGAGCGTGCACCAGTTCGACGCGCTGAGGTTCCTGAGGACGACCCCGCAGTCCTTCGACCTGATCTACGTGGCCCCGCCCCAGTATCGCGACATGTGGGTGGAGACGATGGCCATCCTCGCCGGCCGCCCGGGCCTGCTCCGCCGCCGCGACGACGCCCCGGAGGACGAGTTCGCCGGGGGGCTGGTCGTCGTCCAGATCCACCCCAAGGAGTACCGCGAGCTGGGGCCCGGCCCGCTCCGGGAGACCCGCCAGAAGCGCTACGGGAACACCCTCCTGATCTTCTACGAGCCCGCTCCGGATTGGCCCGGAGGCGAGGCGGCCCGGCCCGACGAGGGCGAGGCGGGCCCGCGCTGA
- a CDS encoding DUF4145 domain-containing protein yields the protein MLCPYCLKVIHFRPYDLLPVNPPVPEVKGLGAFGVGACPSCGGTILITSHLLPAKRGVEPTDEEYSGAIIWPRRRARKPIPPEVPHGFAGEYSQAVAILEDSPMASAALSRRIIQRVLREVHGVSMPNLQQEIDEFIRSKRPPAYLENALHAARQVGNLAAHPTREIATGEIMEVEPGEAEWLIEVVELLFDFSFVQPEQLTQRKAALNARLAAAGKNPIP from the coding sequence ATGCTTTGCCCGTATTGTTTGAAGGTGATTCACTTCAGGCCGTATGACCTACTCCCTGTCAACCCTCCTGTGCCTGAGGTCAAGGGCCTCGGGGCTTTCGGGGTCGGGGCTTGCCCTTCGTGCGGCGGGACGATCTTGATCACGTCGCATCTATTGCCGGCTAAACGGGGCGTTGAGCCCACCGACGAGGAATACTCCGGTGCGATAATTTGGCCGCGCAGGAGGGCGCGAAAACCGATCCCCCCGGAAGTGCCTCATGGTTTTGCCGGGGAGTATTCACAAGCAGTCGCGATCCTCGAAGACAGTCCGATGGCGAGCGCGGCGCTGAGCAGACGGATCATCCAACGCGTTCTCCGCGAAGTTCACGGCGTTTCAATGCCGAATCTTCAACAAGAGATCGACGAATTCATCCGATCCAAGAGACCACCCGCTTATCTCGAGAACGCGTTGCATGCCGCACGCCAGGTTGGCAACCTGGCCGCACATCCCACGAGGGAAATTGCCACGGGCGAGATCATGGAGGTCGAGCCCGGCGAGGCGGAATGGCTCATCGAGGTGGTGGAGTTGCTGTTTGACTTCTCGTTCGTTCAGCCGGAGCAGCTCACGCAACGCAAGGCCGCCCTCAACGCCAGGCTAGCAGCCGCCGGGAAAAACCCCATCCCCTGA
- the nuoL gene encoding NADH-quinone oxidoreductase subunit L yields the protein MNWQVGLYVAAVLIPLAAFAIEVLFIRQLKRLNAYVATGAIALSFVLSLAGFIEYYLVEASGVFAEHHAATAEAAGEEHADAGGHEAAGEAVHGPHAWAASYDWVVLDGVGKGAEGSRPAALSFPLGVRIDNLSAIMFLMVTFIATLIHVYSMGYMHDDARYPRFFAYLSLFCFSMLGLVASANVFMIFIFWELVGVCSYLLIGFWYEEKANCDAANKAFIVNRVGDVGMLIGLGILWTQLGTFNINDLNTGLRAPDGSFHQSASSGEGVVEYRPAAADGEPAAPVRIPTWLLTVAGLGIFAGCCGKSAQFPLHVWLPDAMAGPTPVSALIHAATMVAAGVYLVGRFFPLFTPDALLVIAYTGGITLFIAATIAVVQTDYKKVLAYSTVSQLGFMMLALGVGGRAAGLFHLITHAFFKALLFLGAGSVYHSVHTYDMPALGGLSRKMPITAGTMLVGTLAICGVPFFSGFYSKDAILAAALARVALSPGHFLLFVLPALGATITAFYMFRMWLLTFAGEPRGFAAPAEARAVHDTLDEEHELAREDEAHGHGAGHDDLNPVAHAHESGPIMTRPLIALAACSIFVGWTVWLGLPIGTPVLEQMLAYGEPAGVINGHWAHGLALLSSLAIAATGIGLGFLYYAPPGLPYFVPLRLSPAAAARRFHGLYTLFRNKWYFDEIYRVALVQPCLGLARFCGRLDRFLIDGVVNGLAALTAQLSRFDGFFDRVGVDGLVNLVGQVTYLLGDRGRMLQTGKLRNYLMFLAAALVGLFATVFAWVST from the coding sequence ATGAACTGGCAGGTCGGACTCTATGTAGCTGCCGTGCTCATCCCGCTGGCCGCGTTCGCCATCGAGGTCCTCTTCATCCGCCAGCTCAAACGCCTCAACGCGTACGTGGCGACGGGGGCGATCGCGCTCTCCTTCGTGCTCAGCCTCGCGGGCTTCATCGAGTACTACCTGGTGGAGGCCAGCGGCGTCTTCGCCGAGCACCACGCCGCGACCGCGGAGGCGGCTGGCGAGGAGCACGCCGACGCGGGGGGCCACGAGGCCGCCGGGGAGGCCGTCCACGGGCCGCATGCCTGGGCGGCGAGCTACGACTGGGTGGTCCTCGACGGCGTGGGCAAGGGCGCCGAGGGGTCCCGGCCGGCCGCACTGAGCTTCCCGCTGGGCGTCCGCATCGACAACCTGTCGGCGATCATGTTCCTGATGGTGACGTTCATCGCCACCCTGATCCACGTCTATTCCATGGGGTACATGCACGACGACGCGCGGTACCCGCGGTTCTTCGCGTACCTCTCCCTGTTCTGCTTCTCGATGCTCGGCCTGGTCGCGTCCGCGAACGTGTTCATGATCTTCATCTTCTGGGAGCTGGTCGGGGTCTGCTCCTACCTCTTGATCGGCTTCTGGTACGAGGAGAAGGCGAACTGCGACGCGGCGAACAAGGCGTTCATCGTCAACCGCGTCGGCGACGTGGGGATGCTCATCGGCCTGGGCATCCTCTGGACGCAGCTGGGCACCTTCAACATCAACGACCTGAACACGGGGCTGCGGGCGCCGGACGGCTCGTTCCACCAGTCGGCCTCCTCGGGCGAGGGTGTCGTCGAGTATCGCCCGGCCGCGGCGGACGGGGAGCCCGCCGCCCCGGTCCGGATCCCGACCTGGCTCCTGACGGTGGCGGGGCTCGGGATCTTCGCCGGCTGCTGCGGCAAGAGCGCCCAGTTCCCGCTGCACGTCTGGCTCCCCGACGCCATGGCGGGCCCGACGCCCGTCTCCGCCCTGATCCACGCCGCCACGATGGTCGCCGCGGGCGTCTACCTGGTCGGGCGGTTCTTCCCGCTGTTCACGCCCGACGCGCTGCTGGTGATCGCCTACACCGGCGGCATCACGCTGTTCATCGCCGCCACGATCGCGGTCGTGCAGACCGACTACAAGAAGGTGCTCGCGTATTCGACCGTCAGCCAGCTCGGGTTCATGATGCTGGCCCTGGGGGTCGGGGGCCGAGCCGCGGGGCTCTTCCACCTGATCACCCACGCCTTCTTCAAGGCCCTGCTCTTCCTGGGGGCCGGCAGCGTCTATCACAGCGTGCATACCTACGACATGCCCGCGCTGGGCGGGCTCTCCCGCAAGATGCCCATCACGGCGGGCACGATGCTGGTGGGCACGCTGGCCATCTGCGGGGTTCCGTTCTTCAGCGGCTTCTATTCCAAGGACGCGATCCTCGCGGCGGCGCTCGCACGCGTCGCCCTCAGCCCGGGCCACTTCCTGCTCTTCGTGCTCCCGGCCCTGGGTGCGACGATCACGGCCTTCTACATGTTCCGGATGTGGCTGCTCACCTTCGCCGGCGAGCCGCGCGGGTTCGCCGCCCCGGCGGAGGCCCGCGCCGTCCACGACACGCTGGACGAGGAGCACGAGCTGGCCCGGGAGGACGAGGCCCACGGCCACGGCGCCGGCCACGACGACCTGAACCCCGTCGCGCACGCCCACGAGAGCGGGCCGATCATGACGCGGCCGCTCATCGCGCTGGCGGCCTGCAGCATCTTCGTCGGCTGGACGGTGTGGCTCGGGCTGCCGATCGGCACGCCGGTCCTCGAGCAGATGCTCGCGTACGGCGAGCCGGCCGGCGTCATCAACGGCCACTGGGCGCACGGCCTCGCCCTGCTGTCCTCGCTGGCCATCGCCGCCACGGGCATCGGGCTGGGCTTCCTCTACTACGCCCCGCCGGGCCTCCCGTATTTCGTCCCGCTGCGGCTCAGCCCGGCGGCGGCCGCCCGCCGGTTCCACGGCCTGTACACGCTCTTCCGGAACAAGTGGTACTTCGACGAGATCTACCGCGTCGCCCTGGTGCAACCCTGCCTCGGCCTCGCCCGATTCTGCGGCAGGCTGGACCGGTTCCTCATCGACGGCGTGGTGAACGGCCTCGCGGCCCTGACGGCGCAGCTCAGCCGCTTCGACGGGTTCTTCGACAGGGTCGGCGTGGACGGCCTCGTCAACCTCGTCGGCCAGGTGACCTATCTCCTGGGCGACCGCGGGCGCATGCTCCAGACGGGCAAGCTGCGCAACTACCTGATGTTCCTGGCGGCCGCCCTCGTGGGGCTCTTCGCGACCGTCTTCGCCTGGGTCTCGACCTGA
- the ypfJ gene encoding KPN_02809 family neutral zinc metallopeptidase, with amino-acid sequence MRLDEERESENVEDRRALSGPMVIGGGLGTIILVLLASFITGADPRALLQQIGQRQQQQQQAPAKDGKVEETAEEKANRILATKTLALTEDVWTELFAKKGARYEPTTMVLFRDQVQSGCGNASSGMGPFYCPMDKKVYIDLAFYDELARRFKAPGQFAQAYVIAHEVGHHVQDLLGISEKVQRLQQQAGKEEANALSVRLELQADYFAGVWAHHAHEMKNILEQGDIESGLNAASRIGDDTLQKQTQGYANPDTFTHGSSAQRVRWFRKGLQSGDMDGGDTFNASDL; translated from the coding sequence ATGCGTCTGGACGAAGAGCGCGAGAGCGAGAATGTCGAGGACCGTCGTGCCTTGTCGGGCCCGATGGTCATCGGGGGCGGGCTGGGCACCATCATCCTGGTCCTCCTGGCCAGCTTCATCACCGGTGCCGACCCCCGGGCCCTCCTCCAGCAGATCGGCCAGCGTCAGCAGCAACAGCAGCAGGCCCCCGCCAAGGACGGCAAGGTCGAGGAGACGGCCGAGGAGAAGGCGAACCGGATCCTCGCCACGAAGACGCTGGCCCTGACGGAGGACGTCTGGACCGAGCTGTTCGCCAAGAAAGGGGCGCGATACGAGCCGACCACGATGGTGCTCTTCCGCGACCAGGTCCAGTCGGGCTGCGGCAACGCCAGCAGCGGCATGGGGCCGTTCTACTGCCCGATGGACAAGAAGGTCTACATCGACCTCGCCTTCTACGACGAGCTCGCCCGCCGCTTCAAGGCCCCCGGGCAGTTCGCCCAGGCGTACGTGATCGCCCACGAGGTCGGCCACCACGTGCAGGACCTGCTGGGCATCAGCGAGAAGGTCCAGCGGCTGCAGCAGCAGGCCGGCAAGGAGGAGGCGAACGCCCTCTCGGTGAGGCTGGAGCTCCAGGCGGACTACTTCGCCGGCGTCTGGGCGCACCACGCGCACGAGATGAAGAACATCCTGGAGCAGGGGGACATCGAGTCCGGCCTGAATGCCGCCTCCCGGATCGGGGACGACACGCTCCAGAAGCAGACCCAGGGCTACGCCAACCCGGATACGTTCACGCACGGCTCGTCGGCCCAGCGGGTGCGCTGGTTCCGCAAGGGCCTCCAGTCCGGGGACATGGACGGCGGCGACACGTTCAACGCGAGCGACCTCTGA
- a CDS encoding S1C family serine protease: MRTVAAHALTAAVTLGLVAAFFGPRLALRGQATKSARTEPVPEVSYAQFPGAGPDDRGSSRDVPPLPIPEANAQPPGKPEDILKELDPEERNNVQVYATVNKSVVNITTESEGVGFFGDETSSGSGSGFVIDRQGHVMTNFHVIQGAGAVRVTLFDGSTHPAKVIGQDASNDVAILLVNVPKDKLFPVTFGDSSRVLVGQKIMALGNPFGLERTLTTGIVSSLDRSLKAKNGRMIKGIIQTDAAINPGNSGGPLLNARGQVIGMNTAIVSQVGQSAGISFAVPINAITRILKALIEDGRVIRGDLGIARVYATGEGLLVMQLVQGGPAEEAGIQPAQVRQERLGMGFVRRYLDTDSADLIVAIEHRRVRTVDELLNEVEKNRPGTAVRVTVVRDGKPMDISVTLGES; the protein is encoded by the coding sequence TTGAGGACGGTCGCGGCCCACGCGCTCACGGCGGCCGTCACGCTCGGTTTGGTGGCCGCCTTCTTCGGCCCGCGGCTGGCGCTCCGCGGGCAGGCGACGAAGTCGGCCCGGACGGAGCCGGTGCCGGAGGTGTCCTACGCGCAGTTCCCGGGGGCGGGCCCCGACGATCGCGGGTCGTCGCGGGACGTCCCCCCCCTGCCCATCCCGGAGGCGAACGCCCAGCCCCCGGGCAAGCCGGAGGACATCCTCAAGGAGCTGGATCCGGAGGAGCGGAACAACGTCCAGGTCTACGCCACGGTCAACAAGAGCGTGGTGAACATCACGACCGAGTCCGAGGGCGTGGGCTTCTTCGGGGACGAGACGTCGTCGGGCTCCGGGTCCGGGTTCGTGATCGACCGGCAGGGGCACGTGATGACCAATTTCCACGTGATCCAGGGCGCCGGGGCGGTCCGCGTGACCCTCTTCGACGGCTCGACGCACCCCGCGAAGGTCATCGGCCAGGACGCGTCCAACGACGTCGCGATCCTGCTGGTCAACGTGCCCAAGGACAAGCTCTTCCCCGTGACGTTCGGCGACTCGTCCCGGGTTTTGGTCGGGCAGAAGATCATGGCCCTGGGCAACCCGTTCGGCCTGGAGCGGACGCTGACGACGGGGATCGTCAGCAGCCTGGACCGGTCGCTGAAGGCCAAGAACGGCCGCATGATCAAGGGGATCATCCAGACCGACGCGGCGATCAACCCCGGGAACTCGGGCGGGCCCCTGCTCAACGCTCGCGGGCAGGTCATCGGCATGAACACGGCGATCGTCAGCCAGGTCGGGCAGTCGGCGGGGATCAGCTTCGCCGTGCCCATCAACGCGATCACGAGGATCCTCAAGGCCCTGATTGAGGACGGCCGGGTGATCCGCGGCGACCTGGGGATCGCCCGGGTCTACGCGACGGGGGAGGGCCTCCTGGTCATGCAGCTCGTCCAGGGGGGGCCGGCGGAGGAGGCGGGCATCCAGCCGGCCCAGGTCCGGCAGGAACGCCTCGGGATGGGCTTCGTCCGGCGCTACCTGGACACGGACTCCGCCGACCTGATCGTCGCCATCGAGCACCGGCGGGTGAGGACGGTGGACGAGCTCCTCAACGAGGTGGAGAAGAATCGGCCCGGGACGGCGGTGCGGGTCACCGTCGTCCGGGACGGGAAGCCCATGGACATCTCGGTCACGCTTGGCGAATCGTGA
- a CDS encoding sigma-70 family RNA polymerase sigma factor has protein sequence MYRLGTKTVVDPGRIYGRDMRRHELLSAEEERRLAQAARRGDRAARARLIQANIRLVAKIAGEFRGRGMDYDDLVCEGNVGLTRAADRFDSDRGCRFATYAKHWITEAIRAALRNTATTIRLPVHIYGLLAKCRRVERSLFRDRGRMPGLDEVATHLGLSETQVGMVEAARRARRIKLESGLGDDGGPWSPEEAVDGTGAPESDLERADEREEVLRRMGLLNDRERMVVTLRFGLEGHAPQTLAEIGRRM, from the coding sequence ATGTACCGCCTAGGGACGAAGACCGTCGTCGATCCAGGACGCATCTACGGCCGCGACATGAGGCGGCACGAACTCCTGTCCGCCGAGGAGGAACGCCGGCTCGCCCAGGCCGCCCGCCGCGGCGACCGGGCAGCGAGGGCGCGGCTGATCCAGGCCAACATCCGGCTGGTGGCCAAGATCGCAGGCGAGTTCCGCGGCCGGGGCATGGACTACGATGACCTCGTCTGCGAGGGCAACGTCGGGCTGACGCGGGCCGCGGACCGCTTCGACTCCGACCGGGGATGCCGTTTCGCCACCTACGCCAAGCACTGGATCACGGAAGCCATCCGGGCCGCGCTCAGGAACACGGCGACTACGATTCGATTGCCCGTCCACATCTACGGCCTGCTCGCGAAGTGTCGGAGAGTCGAGCGGTCCCTCTTCCGCGATCGCGGCCGGATGCCGGGCCTCGACGAGGTGGCCACGCACCTCGGGCTCAGCGAGACCCAGGTAGGCATGGTGGAGGCGGCGCGGCGGGCAAGACGGATAAAGCTCGAGAGCGGCCTCGGCGATGACGGCGGCCCCTGGTCGCCCGAGGAAGCGGTGGACGGCACAGGGGCCCCTGAAAGCGACCTGGAGCGGGCCGACGAGCGGGAAGAGGTCCTGCGGCGGATGGGCCTCCTGAACGACCGGGAGCGAATGGTGGTGACGCTGAGGTTCGGGCTGGAGGGCCACGCCCCGCAGACGCTCGCGGAGATCGGCCGGCGGATGTGA
- a CDS encoding ImmA/IrrE family metallo-endopeptidase, with translation MTVSATNPMADLYRRLKSVGLTKRKVRDFILPDWWDDQIAVNPAAFAEGISYISRHLGLDLASLRDPSGALRFRDTGVCKFKKSKGTSEDQLQLTRSLATRVAGLVNAATMEPCCPLPKTAAQMRSEILGQGQPWVSLSNLLDYCWSLGVPVVHLSSFLTTRQPDGMAVKVRGRPVVVLCKKVKASAWLLFILAHELGHIALGHIPDNGVLIDENVDTNENDDEEAAANAFAIELLAGAKEAKFRAGGRWPNAEMLSQRARELGRELQIDPGHIILNYAHTMGKEFFPVANAAIGKLGGPDAIGIVRRKLAQHLDWSRLPEDSSEFLMRVSQAENTSDLPLGQ, from the coding sequence ATGACCGTCAGCGCCACCAACCCGATGGCCGACCTTTACCGCCGGCTGAAGTCTGTCGGCCTGACGAAGAGGAAGGTCCGCGATTTCATACTGCCGGACTGGTGGGATGACCAGATTGCGGTGAATCCGGCCGCGTTCGCCGAGGGCATCAGCTACATCTCGCGGCATTTGGGACTCGATCTGGCTTCGTTACGCGATCCTTCCGGCGCCTTGCGGTTCCGCGACACGGGCGTCTGCAAATTCAAGAAGTCTAAAGGGACTTCTGAAGACCAGTTGCAGTTGACGCGATCGCTGGCCACCCGTGTTGCCGGGCTAGTGAACGCTGCGACTATGGAGCCGTGCTGCCCCCTCCCGAAAACCGCCGCCCAGATGCGTAGCGAAATCCTCGGCCAGGGCCAGCCGTGGGTGAGCCTGTCCAATCTGCTGGATTATTGCTGGTCGCTCGGCGTGCCGGTCGTCCATCTCTCTTCGTTTCTAACGACCCGGCAGCCCGACGGCATGGCCGTCAAGGTCCGCGGACGTCCTGTGGTCGTTCTCTGCAAGAAGGTCAAGGCCTCGGCGTGGCTGCTGTTCATTCTTGCGCACGAGTTGGGCCATATCGCCCTCGGGCACATTCCCGACAACGGCGTTCTGATCGACGAAAATGTCGATACCAATGAGAACGATGACGAGGAGGCAGCGGCAAATGCATTTGCGATCGAGTTGCTGGCCGGAGCCAAAGAAGCGAAGTTTCGCGCCGGCGGGCGATGGCCGAATGCCGAAATGCTGTCGCAGCGTGCGAGGGAACTGGGGCGGGAACTTCAGATTGATCCCGGCCATATCATCCTGAATTACGCTCATACAATGGGCAAGGAATTCTTCCCGGTCGCGAATGCGGCGATCGGCAAACTTGGGGGGCCAGACGCGATTGGGATTGTGCGGAGGAAACTAGCGCAACATCTCGATTGGTCTCGCCTGCCTGAAGACAGCAGCGAATTTCTGATGCGAGTCAGCCAGGCCGAGAATACGAGTGATTTACCTCTCGGACAATGA